The genomic stretch CCCAAACAACGGGATAAAGTACTTGAAGGCTATTCTTTTGTCCTTGGATCATATAAGGTGGTCTTTGTTTTTCCTTGTGTCTCAAGATTCAAGATATTCTAATGCTAATCCATGGATTTCTTTTAACAGTATAAATTTGGGGATATGTTACAATCTTTATTAAAACTAGTTGGAGCTAGATGCCTCAGTGCTGATGAATTTTCTTCAAATAGTCAGGTATGTCAGTTTGGTTATGTTATTACTAAATCTATCTTTAATTTCATTGACGGTGGTTTTTAAAAGAAACCTAGTGTTCTTTATAATTAAAACTGTAGCTATTACAATTTTTTTCTTATATTATAATGTCTCGTATCATTTATTTTTGGTTTGAGTTTTTTCTTTAGCTGCTCCATTTGATGAGCAGtatttgtgttctttagaaaagAACAGGTTGATGCTGatgatgaaattaaaaattataattcttTGTTTCCTTAAACTTCTACGTGGTAACATCTTGTCAtcattttttcccttttttgGAGTTTTTTCTTCTATTGCTCCATTATGATGAGCAGTGCTTGTGTTCTTTAgatcggcaatttaccaaaaggcgcattTAGATTTACGAATTGACTAAAAGGCGTACTATACTTTGATATTTATCAAATAGCGCACTCAATTTTCTATTCTTCCCGTTCTACCCCTCAATCAtttgtttcttctctttcctctttttcatGCATGCAATTTCTTTTCTATTCCCTCTCTACAATGCACGCATCCTCTCCTCTTTCCtcccctcttctctttcctctccctTTAGGATACATGCATGCATGCAAGCATAAtataggcctgatatgattccatatcaggcccacgggaTTAGAGTTTAacgtatttattttgataatattttaacaaCTTCGGAGAAGTTGAAATATGCAATGGATGACAccattgaactccttgcaacctcagaaattcACAGGACCTAAAATGAGTCCAATCCGAGgtttctaggtccatcagtggattttgatcaatGAGTCCAATCCGAGgtttctaggtccatcagtggattttgatcaaaatccactgatggacctagaaacctcggattggactcatttcaggtcctgtgAATTTCTGAGGTCGTAAGAAGTCCAACGATATTGTCCATTGCATATTTCGACTTTTCAGCTAAAATAGCCCAACGTGAGTCTGATAACTGATATGTCCATATTAGGCCCATGTTGGGCATTATTTATCTCATGGTGGAGGTTATCTTTTAGATAATTCTTGTTTTTTTTGTGTTTGGTTGAGATTGTTATACCATATTTTATCAACTTTAGTCGATATAATGTAACAGAAGTTTAATGGGGAGCAACAAAACAAGTGAGAGAGTCGGAAAGACAAGAAACAAGATCAGAGCACGCTCACCGTTCACTTCTACAAATTGTTCTCCTTCGCAGACTCCACAAATTACATCTTGATGCTGTTGGGTTTGCTTGGTGCCGCAGGGAATGGAGTTTCTCTACCACTTATGATGGTGCTCTTTAGAAATTTGATCTAGTCCTTTGGAGGAGCTTCAAACGGATATAATGTGTTTCATCAAGTCTCCAAGTTATGTGATTACAATCACCTTTTTAGCATTCTATTTTGCAATTGGTTCATCAAAAATACTTAATAGTTAAAGAATGAAGTTTGTTGGAAAAAGAATGTTTGATAGCCATGGATCTGATTGCATAGTAGCATTGGAATTTTTCTACCTAGCAATTGGAGCAGGCATTGCATCTTTTCTTGGTACGAATATTTACTTGACTCCCCATTAAACCTCTATTACATCATATCCACTAAAGTTGACAAAATATGCTATAACAATCTCAACCAAactcaaaagaaaacaagaattatTAAAAGACAATCTCCACCATGAGATAAATCAAGCCTAGTGTGGGCCTGATATTAATTATATCAGGACCACGTTGGGTTGTTTTAGCGGATTTTTTCtataacattttaatacctcCGGACAAACCAAAATATGCAATGGACGACACCGTTGGACTGCTTGCAgcctcagaaatccacaggacttgaaatgagtccaatctaaggtctctaggtctatcagtgagttttgatcgaaactcattgatagacctagagatctcagattgcatccatttcagttcctatggatttatgAGGTTCAAAGGAGTTCAcatatgttatccattatttatttcaacttctcagAGGTGttataatataataagaaagaatctgtAAAAATCTTCACGTTGGACCTTAAACATGTATCAGAAGTTAGTTCTTTTCCCCTATCAAATCTCGACAACTACTCAATGCTTATTGACTAGGATTGTACATCAATTATCAGTCTTCTTGTTCATCTTTCAATAACATATTGATTATTACTCTAACCAGGGATGAAAGTGAAGAGATCTATTCTGCTACATAATTTTTTAGTAACACAACTAAAGTAACATTTGCTAGAGTAGCCACTCAGCAAAGTGATTAGCATAGAGTAGTTTCGAATTATCTTGACTGTACTTTACATGCCAGAATTGTTCATTCTAATATCTGATGCTAAAGAAGTAAGACTCGTGTAAAAAGAAGAgctaaaaaaaattaggaaatcGATATGACTACATGATGACTTTGAGAAGATATAGAGATAGAGCAATGTAATGCTACCAATCCAACAGATGAAAGGAAAGAAAATGGATCTGATGTTATTGAACTCTTCTTTAGACCGACATCTTTGGTTCATTTTAGATCCTTTTTTTGGTTGTCCAAAGTTAGTAGACAGGTGAGGAGCATAAGGTGTTGATCCTGTTTCACTGACGAATTTTGAGGAAGAATAACAATACAGTAAACATGCACCGGCAAGGATAAGAATCACAACACAGTAAACGTGGagatttttgtagatttttcctTATTATATTATAACATCTTCgagaagccaaaataaacaatggctagcatatttgaactccttggaacctcataaatccataggaactaaaatgggtctaatctgaggtctctaggtccatcagtggatttcggtcaaaatccactgatgggcctagagatctcagattggacccatttcaagtCCTGTGAATTTCTGAGACTGCAAGGAGTCCAACAGTCCCGCCCATTGCATATTTTGGCTTGTCTtaaggtgttaaaatgttatagGAAAAATCAGCTAAAACAACCCAACATGGTCCTGATATGATTAATATCAGGTAcccgttaggcctgatatgcttcacattaggcccacattgggcttgaTTTATCTCATGGTGGAGATTGACTTTTAATAATTCTTGTTTTCTATTGAGTTTGGTTGAGATTGTTAGACCATATTTTGTCAACTTTAGTGGATATGATGTAACAGAGGTTTAATGGGGAGTCAAGTAAATATTCGTATCAAGAAAAGATGCAATACCTTCTCCAATTGCTAGGTAGAAAAATTCCAATGCTACCTATATGCAATCCGATCCATGGCCATCAAACATTCTTTTTCCAACAAACTTCATTCTTTAACTATTAAGTATTTTTAAGGAGCCAATTGCAGAATAGAATACTAAAAAGGTGATTGTAATGCATATACCTTGCAGACTTGATGAAGCACATCATGTCCGTTTGAAGCTCCTCCAAAGGACTGGATCAAATTTTCGAAGAGCACCATCATAAGTGGTAGAGAAACTCCATTCCCTGCGGCACCAAGCGAACCCAACAACATCAAGATGTAATTTGTGGAGTCTGCGAAGGACCTGATATGGTTTATATCAGGCCCACTTTAGACTATTTTAGCTgattctttcgataatatttgaACACTTTCGGAGAAGTCGAAATATGCAATGGACGACACCGTTGGATTCCTTGCAtcctcagaaatccacaggacctgaaatgagtccaatctgaggtctctaggtccctACGTTAAACTGTAATcctgtgggcctgatatggaatcatatcaggcccatattATACTTGCATGCATGCATGTATCCTAAAGAGAGAGGGAAGAGAAGAGGGGAGGAAAGAGGAGAGGATGCGTGCATTGTAGAGAAGGAATTGCATGCatgaaaaagaggaaagagaagaaacaaaTGATTGAGGGGTAAAACGGGAAGAATAGAAAATTGAGTGCGCTATTTGGTAAAGTATAGTACGCCTTTTGATCAATTCATAAATCTAAATGCGTCTTTTGGTATATTGTTGCCTTTAGATTGGTATAgcttgatgatgatgaggagagaaaaaaaaaatataaatcctTTCATTTCTTTAAACTTCTCTCctctgcttttttttttttggttcttgAATAAGGTCATATGATATAGCTGTACCGGGCATGATTTTGTGCATGTAAACCCTTTTTATTATCTATATTTGTGGTTGCATTGTAAAACAAGTCTTTCAAGCATCTTTGGCTGCATCCAATTGATTTAGTAAATTGAAAGTTCCATAGTTCACTAGAGTAATTGTTCCCATGTGCGGTTTGCTTTTCATGCGTTTTTTTCTCAAAGAGAAAATAGTGTGGATAGGCTAAATTTTTAAAAACGTTGTCCCTTTATTTCAAATTGTCTTTGCTGCCCTTCAATTCACTTCAAATTTGTTAACAATAAAGAGCTAGTAAATTACATTCttgtaaatattaatttttgattTAGGAGAATGTTTGTAGACTTCTGCAGATGGGGAGAATAACCAGTTTATTCTTGTTGTTCCTATTACCTCTGCTGATGAATTCAATCCCTCGCGTGAGCTGTCTTCTTTGGCCAGGGTTGTCGATGTAAAGCTAGTTGCTGTTATTCTATCTGGACAGCTGGACGCCTCCATCTTTGAGCAATCGCCCTGTGAGTATCCATGTGCAACACATAATTCCTTGAAAGATATCTATTTCAAACAATCATTTTACTTCTTTATATTATGCAAGTCATGCTAATCTGAGGTGAAAATACTACAAGAGGATTAGGATTCAAGTTATTTTGTGCCAAGGCATGCTAATATAATTTAGGAATGTCAACTGATTGAGAATTTTGGGCACTATCTGGAATCAGTCATGATTACATTCCTATTTCTCGGAGCCTGTCTTAAAGCTGGCATATTTCCTCTTCCTGAACTCTCCAGTCACCTGTATGGATGGGTATTTGTATCTACTTAACAGTGAACCAATGGAAATCTACTGACAACATCTTATTTGATTGATTTTTCTGTATGGCATGAAGTGGTTTATGTTCATATGAAAAAAAATGCCTATTTTTGGTTGGTCAAACTTCTTGGAATAAATTAGGGGATGTTGTTTGCTTCAGTAGATTAGCAGGTACACCATGTTTCAGGTGTTGTGTTATAACCTGCCCAAACGAGAAGATTCACTCATTAACTTGTAAGGCTTGGGCCCTAGAATGTCTAATCTCTAGTTGATAATAGCTTATTCATCTAATCTAAAAAGATTATTGCACATAACtctatatttagctaaatttgggTGTCAATCTCCCCCACTTAAGGTTTTGGTGTTCCCAATGAAAGTTGCACAATTTGAGCTTTAGAATCACTCCTAACCATCGACGTGTCACGTGTGAGCCCAATATTGGCTCCATCATCACTATCACCCTTAGCGCTTCATCCTACCTGGTATATGTCCATTTCGATACCAAAATGTTAAGTCTGTTTAAATGAGATAACTAACATATTAACTTGTTAAGACTCGATATTAAGCCTAATTAACATGGAATTATCATCAGTTTATAACGGCATTTatatgaagagaaaaaaaaaggttATTAGCAGCAGCAGCTGTAAAAGCATTTCAGAAAAAGAAATTATAGTTCCTAATCCCTAATTAACTGAACTTCAGCTTGCATATTACAATAACTAAACAAAGAATTTTGGTCTAAGGTATACAAGAAGCACTTCCATGTATGGATACATATGATTTCAATATCCTTATATATGATATACTCAAATGGCATATTTCAACCCAATGATAATTTCACTCACTTTGATATATTTCCTGCAGACGTCGTTTTATCTTCGCATTCGACTGACGAAACTGTGGTAGCTGCTTCAGATACTGAAATGGATACTGCTGCATCCGAACATGTTTATGCCTCATCGAAACCTCAAGTTGCCATCAGTCAGAAAAGCGAAGATTTGCCGGAGCATAGATCTGAGTCTCAAAAGGTCCCTACAAGTTTCAGAAACAGAGATAACATCAATGAGGACTATGAAAATTTAATTGCACAAAGATCTGAGGATGGAAAAGTTGCTAAAACTCATGATAACAAAGAAAGTGATAGTATCTCCACCATTCCCTCCAAAAATGTTTCAGATTCAAGCTCTAAAGATGGTGTCATAGAAAAATTGGTGAAAAATGATGAATCTGTTGACAGACATGAAAATTCAGATATCATATACAGCCAGGATCTGATCGTACAAAACAGTAGCATGAAAATTCCTCTAAGATCCACTGCCAGAGGATGTGTAAACTTCAAATGTTTCAGAAAGGTAGTTTCTTTCGAGTTTGGTTATAGTCGTGTTACTTTCCTACAATTCCAAATTGCATGTAGTTGTACTTTGGCTCAATGATACTTTTCTACTGATCATGTAGAAAGAGATTGTATCTGGCAACAGCTTCAAGGATCTCATTCCCTTTTCAAAAGATCCATACAGGTATGTATAAGTTTCTCTACATCCTGGTgaaatttatttccttttattctaaAGTTGATTATTTTTTCAGAGAGTATGATTGCACAGGTAACCTGACATCAGAATACATCACGGAAGAGAAGAAACGCAAGCAACTCGAAGCAATTGCTGAGGATTTGTTCAACAATGACAAGGTATCAACAGAATATGCATGAAATTTTGGTGTCCAAAACTTGTCTGTATTGCTTGAGCTCTATGAATGTCTAGTATTATCTTCTATGTTATTTTGGGACAGGGGAGGAAGCGTGCTGCGGCTGGAACTTCTATTTATTCTCTTTTTACTCAGAAATGACAAGTTTGGGTATCCAGCAGCATGCATCAGTTTGTCATTGTGTCTTGTTTTTAGCTTCTATTTCTTATCGAATTATTCCTAATTTTTGGTTGGTTTGATTTTCCACTGCTACTGATGCTGATATCAATTATACCTCTGCTTGTGAACAAGTTTCTATTTGTGCCACAAAACTGACTAATCATGCTATCATTGTTCATGTGTTCTTGTTACCAGATTTTGTGTACTGAAAGTGTGGCACCTTGCACTTATTGTCATCTGCCAAGTTGTCGGTTTACTGTGGAGTGTGGACCGTGTCGTGTCCTGATGATACTGAAGCTGAATTCAGATTCAGCCATTTCTCGACTGTCATGCAGGTTTTTCAGATGCTATTCTCAATGTGTAGATGCTGACATTTTACTTCAGAAACTGCTGAATATGTTTGAGGCAAAGCATGTCTTTGAGGATCTAGCACAAGTCACTTGTAAAATTTTCATCAGATCATGCAAGCGTTCTCTGCAGGATCTTACAAACCTAATTAAACGTGGAAACAGTTGTTTCAAGTCTCACGGGGTGTCCATAGGGTGAAAATTTTACTATAATGGGGTAAGAGGTCCATTCCATAGggtgaaaattttattataatgggGTAAGAGGTCAATGAATGTATAtcctttggaaaaaaaaattctcacaTCCTTTGTCATTTGATAGTCAGTTTTAAGTTGATATTGTGATTTAGCTTTCTTCATGTTAAAAAAACTCTTCACATCTTTAGTCAATTTGACAGttaattataaatattataatttatttcttttcacaTTATCTAGGATCGACTACGAGAGATGTGAAAAATCATTCATTTGagtaagttaaattattaattttttttcattaattaaattttttttttgtatataacATACAATACATAATTAATTGTCATATATATAAAATACTTTACCTACATAAAAGTATAAATTACATATTTACTGGTCCAATCTTTGATTGTTCTAGGTACTATCACCTTTATTTCTGACTCTTCATTTGTTGCAACATGTTGGGGGCTTGGAGCTCAAGCTCTCAAAATTACAAATGCCCATATACAAACAATGCATGATATTGGGATTCTTTGTCCAGAGGTTGATATCGATAAAGCAtaattaaatagaaaaaaaaattacacttGGATTCTTTGGCCTCGTCGGTAGTTGTTGCTGTTCAACATATAGTGGTTTAGGTGCGGCAAAAAATGATAATACTTATTCCAACGTCCCTCTACGGCATGTCTGAAAGCCTGTGGAATAGGCATCCTTTTACCCTTTTACGCCGTCTTGAAAAGAATAATAAtctcaattaattttattgacTATCTCTGAAATAATTGATTTAAtctcatgaaaattttttattgatcATCAGAGTAAATCAAGAAACACGCGTGACGATCAACTCAGAAACTCAGCATCATTTGGTTACATcctcccatttggaggaaaaatttctataaatatgttGTATCTGGGGTTTGAACCATGGATGCCTAGATGAAAATTTGAATATCCTACTATAACATCATAACTCCGGGGACCTTTTTCACTGTCTTTGTTGGAATCCCaggttgttttaatgtgatcaaacaagttaagttaggtcctatgatGTTTTGACCCTgtgtaagtgtgcaggaacttaggagcacaggaagtcgagcggaagacgcagctagcgagaaggacggcacgagagagagagctgacgggctcggtgcttatgagggacgaggtgctacagaagagtacaccggcggacgacaagggagcgtgcggtgtttccgagggacgagaagccgaagcgaaagattgctcgaggagcaaaagacgcaaccaGCGAGAAGGTcggtacgggagagagccgacgggctcggtgcgtccgaggaacgaagagctgcggatgagtacgctggcggacgagaaggaagtacgCGACgatttcgagggacaagaagccggagcggaagcctgttcgagaaggccggaagttgggttcgggtgagccctattcctgatggccgagatcacccaagcaagcggagccagaacggaagacctggaccaaggcgagctgaaccgagcagaagacccggaccgaaaaagtcaacaaggttgactttaagggtctgggcgcctggagtccgagcgctcggaacccttctgggcgcccggaaccgagtTTCTATCCACTCGATGTGGATGTTGACCGTTGCATCGGGAATAAGATTTTACCCcgctccaggcgccccgaccaagactataaatatagccttgatccaaAAGCTTTACAATCAACAAGCAATTgtaatacaacacttgtgcgctcttcattgttagtttagcttcttattttgtgctttcattgttgtaaaaggcttcttcaccTTACGGAGATACTTAGTGTGTTtacttctttggattaacaacatcTCCGGTTGTGATCAAGTAAAAGTtatgagcctcttcttttagcttatttctttatttcaatttatacaagtgttcttttaaaagtccgagaaggatatttatttttatattgtataggtctattcaatcccccttctaACCCGCCAACCAGGATCTTACAATCTCAAGGTCTATGAAAGAATGGTAAATTATATACTGAACGGTCTATTAGTCGGAGGAACATGTAACAATTTAGAGGTTCAAATGCAAGTGGCTGAGAAGATGGAGTGAAAGACACATCTTAAAATGCctgattctgattttttttttttttgtattttgagaaattttttttgaaatattggatgtataaaatatttttttagagcATTTAATTTAATCCATCTTAGATTAACTTACTAAATATGAACATATTTTACTCAATTTATGATAATGAAATGCATTAGCAGTAATTGCTGTATTagtacaaaattaaaaaaaaatatttttttattattgatgTAAATTTATTTAACCACAAATTATTGAACCGCgtaggaaattttttaaaataatcaaattacgtatcttagttttaaaattactaaatgATGTACCCAATACTCATTTTGCCCTCCGTTCGCTCGCTGAATCGATTGATCCATTATAGCAATTGATTCCAACAAATATTTGTTTTAATGATTAAAAAATCTTCTATGATTAAAAATTTGTTACTCTTAATATAGtgtatcaaattgatgtttgatatcatggatataatcaggagaactagatgaacatatagtgttagggtcgatttgtagctagaagaaggggggtgaatagctcgtcgcacttCGTTTgattgcttcgtgatgatgatatgtaACGGATAGAACTTGAAATAAGACTCACAACGATAAtatgtagatttacttggtatccacctcaagaagaggtgactaatcaaaGGATACACATacgacacacactccactatgaaaaacactccttctcggtaactaccggagaTGGAAAAACCTCATACAATACTCAACAAGATACAACgcacgcaagaagaaaatacaagaatacaaaagaaaaacctcttcttgcttgaccttATTGTTGAATAACggctcttgaaccttggaagtgcaacaacacttgtccccaagagcttccaagaactggcggagagtGTCGGAGAAGATCGTGTAAGCACTGTGTCGAAAAAACTATGAAGAAGAAAGTTCGCCACGACTTTATACTCTGTGCTTCTagggctcctaatcgattgggctaCCATGTCACATCCAAGCAATCGCAGCCGTCCATCGCTCGCTTCCTGCGcaatggtcatatcccaatcgatagACTAATCGGttagggaggcttgaatcgatcggttgatcaattcagagtgcctctgtgctttgCTGGAAACGGCctgaatcaatcgatcgatcgattcaggcttccttGCATCCACACGATAAAAtcggcctccaatcgatcagctgatcgattagggaCCATTATCTGCTCACGATaatgcttctcaatcgatcggctaattgatTGGGCCAGCCTTCACTCGCAATACACcttcaattgatcgactgatcgattgctctacggttcaatcgatcggttgattaattgacctccctttgacttgcttaactcaagtccaaggttcctaAACCTAACACCCAGTCAACCGTGACCGGTCCTCCATCACCtatttggacttccttccaccagatgttcgatTACCCTTgtcccatctagatttccttgtgtcaagtatccaatcactcctttgacctacttggacttcccaacaccaggtgtccggtcaatcttgacccacctggatattcacgtgcctgacttcactcattaggtctttccatttgcctagcttcactcactaggactttccatctgcctagcttcactcaccaggactttcacctagcttcactcaccaagattttcccactgtccggcttcactcactgagactttcaccaccaagtgtccggtcaatactgactcacttggatttttctttctgccaacctttctgttggacttgcctttgcctaacctttagttaggactttcttagtcaagtatccggtcaatcttgacctacttgacttttcttcacatcaactggtcaaaccttaaccagaggggaattgcaccaacaatctttccaatcggacgattgcacctgcaatctctgttaggaccaaaagtagctagaggggggtgaatagctcgtcgcgtgctcgtcgctcggcgtggcttgtttcttcaaggatatgcagcggaaaataacagaaacaaacacacaacgctaacaaggttggtttacttggtatccacctcacaagaggtgactaatccaaggatccacaccacgcacgcaccctccactatgaaaacactccttttcggtaactaccgagggcggagaagccctacaagactctcagtacaagaagaaaggaaagggaaacaaaatacaagcgcaaagcttacaatgagtacagaaaaccctaaccctagcttctcttcttgcctttgatccgcctcttgacttggaaagcttccaagatccttcaagaactggcgatctgatctttgagagcgctgtggagaagttggcgaaagatctggagtgaatcggagaagggatgccgaagacaacgtccgcctgcggctataaacccgacgcaacggtcggatcccgatcgattagaatgttcccaatcgatcggggaggcttgatcgatccatggatcgatccgagcgctgCTGTTCGAacgccggatcgatccacggatcgatccggcgcttatcgcgcgagacggcctcccaatcgatccaccgatcgattgacatctgaatcgatccacggatcgatccggagctctctgttcgctaggaaaggcttggatcgatccatcgatcgatccattggattttgcccaaaaccaagtcccaagcctaccaaaccaacaccggtcaaccttgacccgttggtacatcatgcctagcatccggtcactcctttgactgctaggacttcccaccaagtgtcggtcaacctttgacccacttggacttttctagtcgtgcaagtatccggtcactcccttgacctacttggacttcctccagatatctggtcaaccttgacccatctggatttcctcatgccaagtagccagtcaatcctttgacctacttggacttcccaactccagatgtccgatcatccttgatccatctgaattttcccttgcctggcttcactcaccaggactttcacctagtttcactcactagggttttccatctgcctagcttcactcactaggactttccatctgcctagcttcactcactaggactttccatctgcctagcttcactcactaggacttcccatctgcctagcttcactcactaggactttcacctagtttcactcactagggttttccatctgcctagcttcactcactaggactttccatctgcctagcttcactcactaggactttccagtcaagtatccggtcactcccttgacctacttgactcttcttcaatcagtatcttattg from Zingiber officinale cultivar Zhangliang chromosome 5B, Zo_v1.1, whole genome shotgun sequence encodes the following:
- the LOC121984276 gene encoding nijmegen breakage syndrome 1 protein-like isoform X1; the protein is MVWGLFPVDTARGVQKYYIFSRRTYKVGRKDCDVVVQTDTSISREHAEIVVDKMTSQDPSISKSMTSPTCVRIIDRSKFGTIINKEMASKATQLKKNQEIMLTDGDSVTFGTGNATFRFSYVPLLIFLHCMKSTPLDSVLQATISNIGAYATNSWSSECTHVVVEKSSQVTPELIQAVLARNPIVLSDWLKVFAERSICTEIPSCTMYVPDLCLDGTSVKIVEPKQRDKVLEGYSFVLGSYKYKFGDMLQSLLKLVGARCLSADEFSSNSQTSADGENNQFILVVPITSADEFNPSRELSSLARVVDVKLVAVILSGQLDASIFEQSPYVVLSSHSTDETVVAASDTEMDTAASEHVYASSKPQVAISQKSEDLPEHRSESQKVPTSFRNRDNINEDYENLIAQRSEDGKVAKTHDNKESDSISTIPSKNVSDSSSKDGVIEKLVKNDESVDRHENSDIIYSQDLIVQNSSMKIPLRSTARGCVNFKCFRKKEIVSGNSFKDLIPFSKDPYREYDCTGNLTSEYITEEKKRKQLEAIAEDLFNNDKGRKRAAAGTSIYSLFTQK
- the LOC121984276 gene encoding nijmegen breakage syndrome 1 protein-like isoform X2, with the protein product MTSQDPSISKSMTSPTCVRIIDRSKFGTIINKEMASKATQLKKNQEIMLTDGDSVTFGTGNATFRFSYVPLLIFLHCMKSTPLDSVLQATISNIGAYATNSWSSECTHVVVEKSSQVTPELIQAVLARNPIVLSDWLKVFAERSICTEIPSCTMYVPDLCLDGTSVKIVEPKQRDKVLEGYSFVLGSYKYKFGDMLQSLLKLVGARCLSADEFSSNSQTSADGENNQFILVVPITSADEFNPSRELSSLARVVDVKLVAVILSGQLDASIFEQSPYVVLSSHSTDETVVAASDTEMDTAASEHVYASSKPQVAISQKSEDLPEHRSESQKVPTSFRNRDNINEDYENLIAQRSEDGKVAKTHDNKESDSISTIPSKNVSDSSSKDGVIEKLVKNDESVDRHENSDIIYSQDLIVQNSSMKIPLRSTARGCVNFKCFRKKEIVSGNSFKDLIPFSKDPYREYDCTGNLTSEYITEEKKRKQLEAIAEDLFNNDKGRKRAAAGTSIYSLFTQK